A genomic window from Impatiens glandulifera unplaced genomic scaffold, dImpGla2.1, whole genome shotgun sequence includes:
- the LOC124918343 gene encoding probable purine permease 4 → MILIGMNYACLLVGSVSASLVSKFYFIHKGSSRWVSTLVQCAGFPLLVPFIYIPHYFFPSISTGKRPFSRLIARPRILGLSLFVGLLLGVNNLLFSWGNSYLPLSTSSLLLSSQLAFNLILSIILVKQKVNFHNLNCVVLLSLASVLLALSTHHDRPQGLTQSEYLVGFFCTVGAGLLFALYLPLMEIIYRNVDSYSMVMEMQVVMEAAATALAVVGMAVDKGGGFKEMVNESRNVFDMGPCVYWWTIAGNVVMWQACFMGTAGMVFLTTSLTGGICTTSLMMFNIAAGVVVYGDPFNGLKAVSTVLCCWGFSSYLYGMYVLNLKKEEEEKLNQTLITTIRDGDH, encoded by the coding sequence aTGATATTGATTGGGATGAACTATGCATGCTTGTTGGTTGGGTCCGTATCAGCGAGTCTTGTCTCCAAATTCTACTTCATTCATAAGGGTTCAAGCCGTTGGGTCTCCACTTTAGTTCAATGCGCCGGATTCCCTCTCCTCGTCCCTTTCATCTACATCCCTCATTATTTCTTCCCTTCAATTTCAACCGGAAAACGTCCTTTTTCTCGATTGATCGCCAGACCGAGAATCCTAGGACTCTCTCTTTTTGTCGGACTCCTCCTAGGAGTAAACAACTTGCTCTTCTCATGGGGAAATTCATACCTCCCACTTTCCACTTCCTCTCTACTCTTGTCATCACAACTGGCGTTCAACCTTATTCTCTCCATTATCCTCGTCAAACAAAAGGTTAACTTTCACAACCTAAACTGCGTCGTTCTGCTTTCCTTGGCCTCCGTCCTTCTCGCTCTATCCACGCACCACGATCGCCCTCAGGGATTGACCCAGTCTGAATATTTGGTGGGGTTTTTCTGCACAGTCGGGGCGGGTTTGCTATTCGCACTCTATCTCCCTCTAATGGAGATAATATACAGAAATGTGGACTCTTATTCGATGGTGATGGAGATGCAGGTGGTGATGGAAGCAGCGGCGACTGCTCTAGCGGTGGTGGGGATGGCGGTGGACAAGGGGGGCGGGTTTAAGGAAATGGTTAACGAGTCTAGAAATGTGTTCGACATGGGTCCATGTGTGTATTGGTGGACGATTGCAGGGAATGTGGTGATGTGGCAGGCTTGTTTTATGGGAACGGCGGGGATGGTGTTTTTAACGACGTCGTTGACGGGAGGAATATGTACGACGTCGCTCATGATGTTTAATATTGCGGCGGGGGTCGTGGTTTATGGAGATCCATTTAACGGCCTCAAAGCAGTATCAACAGTACTTTGTTGTTGGGGattctcttcatatttgtaTGGGATGTATGTCCTTAACTTGAAGAAGGAGGAGGAAGAGAAGCTTAATCAAACTCTAATAACAACCATTCGAGATGGAGATCATTGA